The following are encoded in a window of Bos indicus x Bos taurus breed Angus x Brahman F1 hybrid chromosome 4, Bos_hybrid_MaternalHap_v2.0, whole genome shotgun sequence genomic DNA:
- the FEZF1 gene encoding fez family zinc finger protein 1, which translates to MDSSCHNATAKMLATAPARGNVMNTSKPLAFSIERIMARTPEPKALPVPHFLQGAVPKGDPKHSLHLNSSIPCMIPFVPVAYDTNPKAGMTGAEPRKASLEAPGAPASAPAAPAFSCSDLLNCALSLKSDLARDALPLQQYKLVRPRVVNHSSFHAMGALCYLNRGDGPCHPAAGVNIHPVASYFLSSPLHPQPKTYLAERNKLVVPAVEKYPSGVAFKDLSQAQLQHYMKESAQLLSEKIAFKTSDFSRGSPNTKPKVFTCEVCGKVFNAHYNLTRHMPVHTGARPFVCKVCGKGFRQASTLCRHKIIHTQEKPHKCNQCGKAFNRSSTLNTHTRIHAGYKPFVCEFCGKGFHQKGNYKNHKLTHSGEKQFKCNICNKAFHQVYNLTFHMHTHNDKKPFTCPTCGKGFCRNFDLKKHVRKLHDSGLGLPRPSAGEPGADPSPPLQPPPPPATLPPLPPPLPPPGPLQPGLHPGHQ; encoded by the exons ATGGACAGTAGCTGCCACAACGCGACTGCCAAAATGTTAGCGACTGCTCCGGCCCGGGGCAACGTGATGAACACCTCCAAACCCTTGGCTTTCTCCATCGAAAGAATCATGGCACGCACCCCCGAGCCCAAAGCCCTGCCCGTCCCCCACTTCCTGCAGGGAGCCGTGCCCAAAGGGGACCCCAAGCACTCGCTGCATCTTAACTCGTCGATCCCCTGCATGATCCCCTTCGTGCCTGTGGCGTACGACACGAACCCCAAGGCGGGGATGACGGGCGCAGAGCCCCGAAAGGCGAGTCTCGAGGCTCCGGGGGCCCCGGCCTCAGCACCCGCGGCGCCCGCGTTCAGCTGCAGCGACCTGCTCAACTGCGCGCTGAGTCTCAAGAGTGACCTGGCCCGCGACGCGCTACCGCTGCAGCAGTACAAGCTGGTAAGGCCGCGGGTGGTCAACCATTCCTCCTTCCACGCCATGGGCGCCCTGTGCTACCTGAACCGAGGTGACGGCCCGTGCCACCCGGCGGCCGGCGTCAACATCCACCCGGTGGCCTCCTACTTCCTCAGTTCCCCTTTGCACCCGCAGCCAAAAACGTATTTAGCCGAAAGGAATAAACTGGTGGTCCCGGCGGTGGAGAAGTACCCCTCGGGAGTAGCTTTCAAAGACTTGTCTCAGGCTCAGCTGCAGCACTACATGAAAGAAAGCGCCCAGCTTCTGTCGGAAAAAATAGCATTCAAAACCTCTGACTTCAGCCGAGGCTCTCCTAACACCAAACCCAAAGTTTTCACTTGCGAAGTGTGTGGAAAG GTCTTTAACGCGCACTATAACTTAACCCGTCACATGCCGGTGCACACAGGAGCCAGACCCTTCGTTTGCAAAGTGTGTGGAAAGGGCTTCAGGCAAGCCAGCACCCTGTGCAGACACAAGATCATTCACACCCAG GAAAAACCCCATAAATGTAACCAGTGTGGCAAAGCGTTTAATAGAAGTTCTACTTTAAACACGCATACCCGAATACACGCAGGCTACAAACCGTTTGTGTGTGAATTCTGTGGCAAAGGATTTCATCAAAAAG GGAATTACAAAAACCACAAGCTGACCCACAGCGGGGAGAAGCAGTTCAAGTGCAATATTTGCAACAAGGCTTTCCATCAGGTTTACAACCTCACGTTCCACATGCACACCCACAACGACAAGAAGCCCTTCACCTGCCCCACGTGCGGCAAGGGCTTCTGCCGGAACTTTGACCTCAAGAAGCACGTCCGGAAGCTACACGACAGCGGCCTCGGGCTGCCGCGCCCGTCGGCTGGGGAGCCAGGTGCGGACCCGTCGCCCCCTctccagccgccgccgccgcccgcgacGCTGCCGCctctgccgccgccgctgccgcccccGGGGCCCCTGCAGCCTGGGCTCCATCCGGGCCACCAGTGA